Proteins from a genomic interval of Desulfitibacter alkalitolerans DSM 16504:
- the hpt gene encoding hypoxanthine phosphoribosyltransferase, whose product MKYGLDIIITQERIKQRVNDLGRQISDDYHGKKMVLVCVLRGAVYFTVDLTRSLTVPFVLDFISISSYGREASPQGIVRITKDLDISVNEKEVLLVEDIVDTGLTLNYLLRNLKTRNPSGIRVCTLLNVPARRIVEVPIDYVGFELPDVYAVGYGLDYHEQYRNMLDIAALVEEAGN is encoded by the coding sequence TTGAAGTATGGCTTAGACATAATCATAACACAGGAGAGAATTAAACAGAGAGTTAATGACCTGGGAAGGCAGATATCTGATGATTATCATGGTAAAAAAATGGTGCTTGTTTGTGTTTTGCGAGGAGCAGTTTACTTTACAGTAGACCTTACTAGAAGCTTAACAGTTCCCTTTGTTCTGGATTTTATAAGCATTTCCAGTTACGGGCGGGAAGCAAGCCCCCAGGGTATTGTAAGAATTACAAAGGATCTAGATATTTCAGTGAACGAAAAAGAAGTCCTGCTGGTAGAAGATATTGTTGATACAGGGCTGACCTTAAACTATCTGTTAAGAAATCTAAAAACCCGCAATCCCTCGGGAATACGGGTTTGTACACTGCTTAATGTACCTGCCAGGCGTATAGTCGAAGTTCCCATTGATTATGTTGGCTTTGAACTTCCGGATGTTTACGCAGTGGGTTATGGATTGGATTATCACGAACAATACCGTAACATGCTTGATATTGCAGCTCTAGTTGAGGAAGCTGGCAATTAG
- a CDS encoding cytidylate kinase family protein: MSVITISRQFGAGGGTVGKDAAKKLGFLLVTQNVINEGLSKLGLSPQAFSFEKNVRKDPVQEKKRIFYRTALHDLIMELAAKESIILLGRGGQFLFRDHPDAFHVRIQAPINQRVQWVQEIYQLDEKKALRMIQEKDRLKKRFTQEVFKHSWMDMEMFDLVINTGKISPQRAAKLVVQGFKLRKKELLSMESEEKIQKNLQENKEKVNFMHPSEKEFARVLDFYKIPWEYEPRTFPLQRDSDGKITEAFSPDFYLPASNLFVELTTQRQKLVGKKNKKIRRLKELYPDVNFKIIYGRDYHNLLKKLGLDKG, from the coding sequence TTGTCCGTAATAACAATTTCCAGACAGTTTGGAGCAGGTGGAGGAACTGTTGGAAAAGATGCAGCAAAAAAGCTTGGGTTTCTTCTAGTAACTCAAAATGTTATAAATGAAGGATTATCAAAACTGGGCTTATCACCGCAAGCCTTTTCCTTTGAAAAAAATGTCAGAAAAGACCCGGTACAGGAAAAAAAGCGAATCTTTTATAGAACTGCTCTCCATGATTTGATCATGGAACTGGCCGCCAAAGAATCCATTATTTTATTAGGTCGGGGTGGACAGTTTTTATTTAGGGACCACCCAGATGCTTTTCATGTGCGAATTCAGGCTCCCATAAATCAGCGTGTACAATGGGTACAAGAGATTTATCAATTAGATGAAAAAAAAGCTTTGCGCATGATCCAAGAAAAGGATCGTCTTAAGAAACGTTTTACCCAGGAGGTTTTCAAGCATTCCTGGATGGACATGGAGATGTTTGACCTGGTAATTAACACAGGTAAAATATCCCCGCAAAGGGCTGCAAAATTGGTTGTCCAGGGATTTAAACTTAGGAAAAAAGAGCTGTTATCTATGGAAAGTGAAGAAAAAATACAAAAAAACCTGCAAGAGAACAAAGAAAAAGTTAATTTTATGCACCCAAGTGAAAAAGAGTTTGCCAGGGTACTTGATTTTTATAAAATACCATGGGAATATGAGCCCCGGACATTTCCCCTGCAGAGGGATAGTGATGGAAAGATTACAGAAGCTTTTTCGCCGGATTTTTACCTTCCGGCTTCTAACCTTTTTGTTGAGCTCACTACTCAAAGGCAAAAGCTAGTGGGGAAAAAGAATAAGAAAATACGGAGATTAAAAGAATTGTATCCAGACGTTAATTTCAAAATAATTTATGGCAGGGATTACCATAATCTTTTGAAAAAGCTTGGTCTGGATAAAGGTTAA
- a CDS encoding CBS domain-containing protein gives MLVKDIMTTQVITVSTEDTVEICANLLMEHKFSGLPVLNSEGNLVGIVTEGDLIRRASRIKAPPALALLGGLIYLGNPKKFIDEIKRAMSQKAGELMSKKIITVRPDDTIEHAATLMMDHKIKRLPVVNEEGKLAGIVSRRDIMAYLYPGK, from the coding sequence ATGTTGGTTAAAGATATAATGACAACACAGGTAATTACTGTTAGCACTGAAGATACTGTGGAAATATGTGCCAATTTGCTCATGGAGCATAAATTTAGCGGTTTACCTGTTTTGAATTCAGAGGGAAACCTGGTGGGCATTGTTACCGAAGGTGATCTGATTCGACGTGCATCTCGTATCAAGGCACCGCCTGCCCTGGCTTTGTTAGGAGGTCTAATCTATTTAGGCAATCCTAAAAAATTTATTGATGAAATAAAACGGGCCATGTCCCAAAAAGCTGGTGAACTCATGAGCAAAAAAATTATCACGGTACGCCCAGATGATACCATAGAGCATGCTGCAACGCTCATGATGGATCATAAAATAAAAAGATTGCCTGTTGTCAATGAGGAAGGAAAACTAGCAGGCATTGTTTCCAGGCGGGACATCATGGCTTACTTGTACCCCGGTAAATAA
- a CDS encoding zinc ribbon domain-containing protein has product MDSFKLPMTFEIKKTDILRLLIGELKHTIQEGSFFKGLNAPAEAGVSSQYGEIMESLELKRAAALIAAPEAYAVLRSGGGSMPLEELWIHLGSAENTLATAAAVVTETQENFMIQYYERYQDFILSWCQAFATDPEETAPNYIPPKVELEAFLFVLHSIDAFRRATFRNLLDYALTEAPAITFSEFTSTMGDAIRSGDIRWLLPAFMVVTPGLHEVNIDLKPSYASILTDKSFLVHAQTDKPDNDVLVFGEAGRVMGVEFYRTWLQCFGFDLKVKEGSKGNDARFKTAGRLFVAPTALANHLVSLEMTGNGRAMVNHQAYMKEQLVHKLNEVFEAALKGIPGETAQAGPEASAEASAESNAGAAKSTVVETKVKTKLKFCGQCGKPFAEAALFCIHCGAKRV; this is encoded by the coding sequence ATGGATAGCTTTAAGTTACCAATGACCTTTGAAATTAAAAAGACTGATATTCTCCGTCTGCTTATTGGAGAATTGAAGCATACAATCCAGGAGGGCTCTTTTTTCAAGGGCTTGAATGCCCCTGCAGAAGCAGGCGTTTCCAGCCAATATGGAGAAATCATGGAGAGTCTGGAACTTAAAAGGGCCGCAGCTTTAATTGCAGCTCCAGAAGCCTATGCTGTTTTGAGAAGCGGCGGAGGCAGTATGCCCCTGGAAGAGCTCTGGATTCATCTTGGCAGTGCTGAAAACACTCTTGCCACGGCAGCCGCAGTTGTGACTGAGACCCAGGAAAACTTCATGATTCAATACTATGAGCGTTACCAGGATTTCATTTTGTCCTGGTGCCAGGCCTTTGCCACAGATCCTGAAGAAACGGCGCCAAACTATATTCCGCCAAAGGTTGAGCTTGAAGCCTTTCTCTTTGTCCTGCACAGCATTGACGCTTTCAGGCGTGCCACCTTTAGAAATTTGCTTGATTATGCCCTGACAGAAGCGCCGGCAATAACTTTTTCTGAATTCACTTCCACCATGGGTGATGCCATTAGAAGCGGCGACATACGCTGGCTTCTGCCGGCATTTATGGTGGTGACACCGGGGCTGCATGAAGTCAATATTGACCTCAAGCCGTCTTATGCCTCTATACTCACAGACAAAAGCTTTCTTGTCCATGCCCAGACTGACAAACCAGATAATGACGTCCTGGTTTTTGGTGAGGCAGGCAGGGTGATGGGTGTTGAGTTTTACAGAACATGGCTGCAGTGCTTTGGCTTTGACCTCAAGGTCAAGGAAGGCTCAAAGGGAAATGATGCAAGGTTCAAAACAGCCGGGCGGCTTTTTGTGGCACCCACGGCCCTGGCCAACCACCTTGTCAGCCTTGAGATGACCGGGAACGGGCGTGCCATGGTTAATCACCAGGCTTACATGAAGGAGCAGCTGGTTCACAAGCTCAATGAGGTTTTCGAGGCTGCGTTAAAGGGCATCCCTGGAGAGACAGCTCAAGCTGGGCCTGAAGCAAGTGCTGAAGCAAGTGCTGAGTCAAATGCTGGGGCAGCTAAATCAACAGTTGTGGAAACAAAGGTAAAAACAAAACTGAAATTCTGTGGACAGTGCGGGAAGCCTTTTGCTGAGGCAGCACTTTTCTGTATACACTGCGGCGCCAAAAGAGTATAG
- a CDS encoding complex I 24 kDa subunit family protein, whose protein sequence is MEILIRENDKQKFQKLDKVIARYNVEAGMLIRILQEAQNIFGYLPADVQSYIAKELKLPISTINGVVSFYSLFSQEPRGKYVIGVCMGTACYVKGAQEILNAIKEELAIDVGETSVDKMFTLKATRCIGACGLAPVITINENVHGRLSPADIPSILYQYTKESRQTGLRN, encoded by the coding sequence ATGGAAATATTAATCAGGGAAAATGATAAACAAAAATTTCAAAAGTTAGACAAGGTCATTGCCAGGTACAATGTTGAAGCGGGCATGTTGATTCGTATCCTGCAGGAAGCCCAGAACATTTTTGGTTATCTGCCTGCAGATGTACAATCCTACATAGCTAAGGAACTCAAGCTGCCCATATCAACCATAAATGGTGTAGTCAGCTTTTATTCTTTATTTTCGCAAGAACCCAGGGGCAAATATGTCATTGGGGTTTGTATGGGGACTGCATGTTATGTAAAGGGAGCTCAAGAAATATTAAATGCTATTAAAGAAGAACTGGCCATAGATGTGGGGGAAACATCTGTGGATAAAATGTTTACCTTAAAAGCAACTAGATGTATTGGTGCATGCGGCCTGGCACCTGTCATTACCATCAATGAAAATGTTCATGGAAGGCTGAGCCCTGCAGACATCCCAAGCATTCTATATCAATATACCAAGGAGTCCAGACAGACTGGGCTCAGGAATTAG
- a CDS encoding nucleotidyltransferase domain-containing protein: MTSYFLSISKATIDSDVDLAVLLEKDFFPSSNFEAGKLKRKLIREVTGLLESSKIDLVLLNKASPLLCFQVAKTGKLLYQRNPGDFAGFASLALRRHNSSSGTRDDREMVGEDRR, translated from the coding sequence GTGACTAGTTACTTTTTAAGTATAAGCAAAGCTACAATTGATAGTGATGTTGACCTGGCAGTTTTATTGGAAAAAGATTTTTTCCCAAGCAGCAACTTTGAAGCAGGAAAACTTAAAAGAAAGCTCATACGAGAAGTAACGGGGCTATTAGAATCATCCAAAATTGACTTGGTACTGCTTAACAAGGCTTCCCCTTTATTATGCTTTCAGGTAGCTAAAACCGGTAAGCTGCTTTACCAAAGAAATCCAGGTGATTTTGCTGGATTTGCTTCTCTAGCTTTACGTCGCCATAATTCCAGTTCCGGCACCAGGGACGATAGAGAAATGGTTGGTGAGGATAGACGGTGA
- a CDS encoding ASKHA domain-containing protein has translation MKNQTILIRGKQLIINPNPITKKVYLELKPPSLNNNKGVIDRLKEALHKDFPNITVPLPLMDAIVRACHNSKWRVTVTVADTAPCHKIIAVEEGNQLDKHYGLAIDIGTTTVVVYLVDLASGDILGVESDYNQQVIHGEDILSRIHFASSPENLAQLTQAIVSTLNVLINSLCMDAGITNNHISGAVIGGNTTMIHLLLGLSPTHLCREPYLPTVNQPGFLQARELNIAINPFGIIYCIPSIGSYVGGDAVAGILVSEMHKRDTISIIVDIGTNGEILLGNNQWLVACAGAAGPALEGGVVSAGIRAEAGAIDSIQIGGRTRKVRYTTIGNEKPKGICGSGLVDAVAELFINRIIDSSGHFKDDSREFTVVKAEDTAHGQDIIITQIDIRNLLRTKAAVNASLEVLLESVGCSLADIQDFYAAGAFGNYINPESAIIIGLYPDMPREKIHLIGNSSVEGARAALLDKEKIKELEEIVKNITYFEIGTHGKFMSKFTAGLFMPHSNLDWYPTVKQKLKGN, from the coding sequence ATGAAAAACCAAACTATTTTAATAAGAGGCAAACAGCTAATTATTAATCCCAATCCAATCACAAAAAAGGTTTACCTTGAGCTTAAACCACCAAGCTTAAACAATAACAAGGGAGTAATTGACCGCCTGAAGGAAGCATTGCACAAGGATTTTCCAAATATTACAGTTCCCCTGCCTTTAATGGATGCCATTGTCCGGGCCTGCCATAACAGTAAGTGGCGGGTTACTGTTACTGTTGCTGATACAGCACCCTGCCATAAAATTATTGCTGTAGAAGAAGGTAATCAATTAGACAAGCATTACGGGTTGGCAATTGATATTGGCACAACCACAGTTGTTGTATATCTTGTGGATTTAGCTTCCGGTGATATTTTGGGAGTAGAATCAGATTATAACCAGCAGGTAATCCATGGCGAGGATATCTTGTCCAGAATACATTTTGCCAGTTCTCCAGAAAATCTTGCCCAGCTGACACAGGCCATAGTGTCAACTCTAAATGTTCTAATTAATAGTCTGTGCATGGATGCTGGTATTACTAATAACCACATTTCAGGGGCTGTCATTGGTGGAAATACTACCATGATACACCTGCTTCTTGGTCTTTCCCCAACTCATTTGTGCAGGGAGCCTTATCTGCCAACTGTTAACCAACCTGGTTTCTTGCAAGCCAGAGAGCTTAATATAGCTATTAATCCCTTTGGCATAATTTACTGTATCCCCAGCATAGGAAGTTATGTTGGAGGTGATGCTGTAGCAGGCATCCTTGTAAGCGAAATGCATAAGAGGGATACTATATCAATAATAGTGGACATCGGAACAAATGGAGAAATATTACTAGGAAATAACCAGTGGTTGGTAGCTTGCGCTGGTGCTGCCGGTCCTGCCCTGGAGGGAGGAGTTGTTTCAGCTGGGATCAGAGCTGAAGCAGGCGCAATTGACAGCATACAAATTGGTGGCAGGACAAGGAAGGTTCGTTATACTACAATTGGTAATGAAAAACCCAAGGGTATTTGCGGATCTGGTCTTGTAGACGCTGTGGCTGAACTCTTCATCAATAGGATCATTGATTCTTCTGGACATTTTAAAGATGACAGCAGGGAGTTTACTGTAGTAAAGGCTGAAGATACTGCCCATGGTCAGGATATAATAATTACCCAGATTGATATAAGAAATCTTCTCAGAACCAAGGCGGCAGTAAATGCCTCACTGGAGGTGCTCTTGGAAAGTGTTGGCTGTTCACTAGCAGATATTCAAGATTTTTATGCTGCAGGGGCCTTTGGCAATTACATCAACCCAGAATCAGCCATAATCATTGGCTTGTACCCTGACATGCCAAGAGAAAAAATCCACCTTATTGGTAATAGCTCAGTTGAGGGTGCCAGGGCTGCCCTTCTTGATAAGGAAAAAATCAAGGAGCTAGAAGAAATTGTTAAAAATATAACATATTTTGAAATAGGCACCCATGGGAAATTTATGAGTAAGTTTACTGCCGGCCTGTTTATGCCTCACAGCAATTTAGATTGGTATCCTACTGTAAAACAAAAGCTTAAGGGCAATTAA
- the carB gene encoding carbamoyl-phosphate synthase large subunit — protein sequence MPKRTDINKILIIGSGPIIIGQAAEFDYAGTQACKALRNLGYEIVLVNSNPATIMTDPVMADATYIEPLNVKRLTEIIEKERPDALLPNLGGQSALNLSIELDKAGVLDKYGVKVMGVQLDAIERGEDRIAFKETMKRLNIEMPRSAPAYSVEEAEEIAMELGFPVVIRPAYTMGGTGGGLVYNIEELRQVAKRGITASIVGQILVEESVLGWEELELEVVRDAKNQMITVCFIENVDAIGVHTGDSFCTAPMLTISNELQQRLQKYAYDIVEAIEVIGGTNVQFAHDPKTGRVVVIEINPRTSRSSALASKATGFPIALVSAMLAAGLTLDEIPYWRDGSLDKYTPSGDYVVVKFPRWNFEKFKGSIDKLGTQMKAVGEVMSIGKNYKEAFQKAIRSLEIGRYGLGFAKDFNKKTLPELLSLLVGPSSERQFIMYEALRKGAAIEELHKLTHIKAWFIEQMQELVLLEEELLQYRGKSLPDDLLIRAKKDGFADRYLAMLLNLPEKEIREHRIALGITEGWEPVPVSGVQDAAYYYSTYNAQDKTISSSNPKVMILGGGPNRIGQGIEFDYCCVHAAITLRNLGYETIMVNCNPETVSTDYDTSDKLYFEPLTVEDVLSIYWKERPMGVIVQFGGQTPLNIAGELEREGVKILGTSLETIDLAEDRDSFRAAMDKLGIPMPKAGIASSLDEALAIAHEIGYPVMVRPSYVLGGRGMEIVHDQEMLKHYIDEARDVNPEKPILIDRFLDNAVEAESDAISDGIDVFVPAVMEHIEYAGVHSGDSACVIPPISISDENLETIRSYTRLIAQELKVIGLMNIQYAIAGNQVYVLEANPRASRTVPIVSKICNISMARIATEIIMTTEKGSKYNINELATGDIPYFGVKEAVFPFNMFPEVDPLLGPEMRSTGEVLGMGDSFGIAFFKAQEAVQSPLPTSGTVLITVREEDKQAVLPAARKFAELGFAIKATEGTQKFLADNGIQSAEIYKLGEGRPDIIDSITNREINLIINTPIGEGGKKDDSYIRKAAIKHKVPYITTIAAAVATARGIEAYLEANITETKVKKLQEYHLRIKQSTQGQA from the coding sequence ATGCCAAAACGTACTGATATAAATAAAATTTTGATTATTGGCTCGGGGCCTATTATAATAGGACAGGCTGCTGAATTTGACTATGCAGGAACTCAAGCCTGCAAAGCCTTGAGGAATTTAGGCTATGAAATTGTCCTGGTAAACTCCAATCCAGCCACTATCATGACCGATCCGGTTATGGCTGATGCAACTTATATTGAACCGCTAAATGTAAAAAGACTAACTGAGATTATTGAAAAGGAGCGACCTGATGCACTGCTTCCAAACCTGGGAGGCCAATCTGCTCTAAATCTCTCCATTGAACTGGACAAGGCAGGTGTCCTTGATAAATATGGTGTTAAGGTAATGGGTGTGCAGCTGGACGCCATTGAAAGAGGAGAAGACCGTATTGCTTTTAAGGAAACCATGAAAAGGCTCAATATTGAAATGCCAAGAAGTGCACCAGCTTATAGTGTTGAAGAAGCTGAAGAAATTGCCATGGAGCTTGGCTTTCCTGTGGTTATTCGCCCTGCTTATACCATGGGCGGAACTGGAGGTGGCCTTGTATATAATATAGAAGAGTTGAGGCAGGTTGCCAAAAGAGGAATTACAGCAAGTATTGTAGGACAAATCCTTGTAGAGGAATCAGTACTGGGCTGGGAAGAATTAGAACTGGAAGTAGTTCGTGATGCCAAAAACCAGATGATCACAGTATGCTTTATAGAAAATGTAGATGCTATCGGTGTTCATACAGGTGATTCCTTTTGTACAGCACCAATGCTGACCATTAGCAATGAACTGCAGCAGCGTTTACAAAAATATGCCTATGACATTGTAGAGGCCATTGAAGTAATTGGAGGCACAAATGTTCAGTTTGCCCATGACCCAAAAACAGGGCGTGTAGTGGTTATTGAAATAAACCCCAGGACTTCAAGATCCTCTGCCCTAGCTTCAAAAGCTACAGGCTTCCCCATTGCACTAGTCTCTGCCATGTTGGCAGCCGGCCTGACCTTAGATGAGATTCCTTACTGGCGGGATGGTTCCCTGGACAAGTATACTCCATCAGGGGATTATGTTGTTGTTAAGTTTCCCCGCTGGAATTTTGAAAAATTCAAGGGCTCTATAGATAAGCTGGGGACCCAAATGAAGGCTGTTGGTGAAGTAATGAGTATAGGCAAGAACTATAAGGAAGCATTTCAAAAAGCCATTCGTTCCCTGGAAATAGGGCGTTACGGTCTGGGCTTTGCTAAAGATTTCAATAAAAAAACTTTGCCCGAGCTGCTGTCATTGCTAGTTGGACCTTCAAGTGAACGCCAGTTTATTATGTATGAAGCATTGCGCAAGGGAGCTGCCATAGAAGAATTACATAAACTTACCCACATCAAGGCATGGTTTATTGAGCAAATGCAGGAGCTGGTTTTATTGGAGGAGGAGCTGCTGCAGTATAGGGGCAAGTCTTTGCCTGATGATTTGCTGATTCGTGCCAAGAAAGACGGTTTCGCCGATAGATATTTAGCCATGCTGTTAAACCTGCCTGAGAAAGAGATTAGGGAGCATCGAATTGCCCTGGGCATAACAGAAGGATGGGAACCTGTGCCCGTAAGTGGAGTCCAGGATGCAGCTTATTATTATTCAACATATAATGCCCAGGATAAGACCATCTCAAGCAGCAATCCCAAGGTAATGATTTTAGGTGGAGGGCCAAATCGCATTGGCCAGGGTATAGAATTTGACTATTGTTGTGTTCATGCAGCCATTACTTTACGAAATTTAGGATATGAAACCATTATGGTTAACTGTAATCCTGAAACAGTATCTACAGATTATGACACATCTGATAAATTATACTTTGAACCACTCACTGTAGAGGATGTATTGAGTATTTATTGGAAAGAAAGGCCAATGGGGGTAATTGTCCAGTTTGGAGGGCAGACTCCATTAAATATTGCAGGAGAACTGGAAAGGGAAGGTGTCAAGATACTTGGCACATCTCTTGAAACAATCGACCTTGCAGAGGATCGTGATAGTTTTAGAGCTGCCATGGATAAACTGGGAATCCCCATGCCCAAGGCCGGCATTGCCAGCAGCCTGGATGAAGCCCTTGCTATAGCTCATGAGATTGGTTATCCAGTAATGGTCAGGCCCTCATATGTTTTAGGAGGGCGGGGCATGGAAATCGTTCATGATCAGGAAATGCTCAAGCATTATATAGATGAAGCAAGAGATGTTAACCCTGAGAAACCTATCCTTATAGATAGATTTCTTGACAATGCTGTTGAAGCCGAATCAGATGCCATTTCTGATGGGATAGATGTTTTTGTACCAGCAGTCATGGAACACATAGAGTATGCAGGAGTTCATTCAGGGGATTCGGCCTGTGTTATACCCCCAATTAGTATTTCAGATGAAAACCTGGAAACTATCCGCAGCTATACCAGATTGATAGCTCAAGAGCTAAAGGTAATAGGGTTGATGAACATCCAGTATGCCATTGCTGGGAACCAAGTTTATGTATTGGAAGCAAACCCAAGGGCATCCAGGACAGTCCCAATAGTATCAAAGATTTGCAATATTTCCATGGCCCGCATTGCTACTGAAATAATTATGACCACTGAAAAGGGAAGCAAATATAATATCAATGAGCTGGCGACAGGGGATATTCCCTACTTTGGTGTGAAAGAAGCCGTCTTTCCCTTTAATATGTTTCCAGAGGTAGATCCTCTTTTAGGTCCGGAAATGAGATCCACTGGAGAGGTTTTAGGAATGGGCGATTCCTTTGGAATAGCTTTCTTTAAAGCCCAGGAAGCTGTCCAGAGTCCCTTGCCCACTTCAGGAACTGTCTTGATCACTGTAAGAGAAGAGGATAAACAGGCAGTACTGCCTGCTGCACGCAAATTTGCTGAGCTGGGTTTTGCAATAAAGGCAACAGAAGGAACCCAGAAGTTTTTAGCTGATAACGGCATCCAATCTGCAGAAATCTATAAGCTGGGAGAAGGCAGGCCTGACATAATCGATAGTATAACCAATAGAGAAATTAATTTGATTATCAACACACCAATTGGTGAAGGCGGTAAAAAAGATGATTCTTATATAAGAAAGGCAGCTATCAAGCATAAAGTGCCTTATATAACCACAATTGCTGCTGCTGTTGCTACTGCCAGGGGGATAGAAGCTTATCTGGAAGCTAACATAACTGAAACCAAGGTGAAAAAATTACAGGAATATCACCTGCGAATAAAACAATCAACCCAGGGTCAGGCTTGA